AACAACTTGATCTATAGAAAAGGCATAAGTCGAGCTTACAAAATTGATTTACCTTCAGACCACTTACCGAATCTCGCAAGACCATCAGCACCCGTGTTAATAGTCGAAGTGGCGCCATTCCACAATTGGTAGTATGTCCCACTGGGGCTTGTAACCTCATTGAACCCCCAGGTACGGAGTGCGGTGAAGCCTCTAGCGAAAAATGATAAGGTgagacattgttgtaaccaaTATTAAAGGATTATCGGCTCACGCTTTTTTGAGATCGCTGAATGCGGTGGTGATATCCGCGGGGTTGGACAGCTGAGGAATCCAGTATGCATTTGACTGTACATCACGATGTAAGTAATTACGACGCAAACAGTCGTCCACAAGGTACTCACGCCGACTACCGTGAATGTTGCACCATTGAGGGTAAACTTCTGTCCCGAGACCTTGACGTAACCCGTGCTAGCAGGAGGGGGCGTGGTGCTAGTGGTTGAGGTTACAGGAGCGGTAGTGGTTGTAGTGATGGGTCGAGAAGTGGTTGTAGGACCGGTGGTAGTAGTTGCTTTCAAGCATTGGGAGTAATCTACAACGCAAAACTATTAGTGCTCTGTTATCGAGCGAAGGGACATAGGTGCATAGCTTACATTCATTTTGCTTGACACAGCTGAGGCCGGCATCACAAGTGGTAGGCCCACTATAGTTGATTCCACCGCATTGGCCCCATTCAGCGACAGCAACAACGGTACCGATAGTTGCAGCGAGGGTAGCAGTAGTTAGCGCGTACTTCATGATAGGCCAAATAAAAGTTGAATTGCTACGGAATGCGTTCAATTTCGCTTTTAAAGCACTTCACATGGCGACAACAGCCAACGCATTCAAACAATGCCAAGAAAGTCGGCTAAGTCCTGTGACTGAACTTCACTGTGCTGCGAAAGCTCCGATTAGCCAGTGAGCAGCCCCCAGAGTAGAGTGGTCTCTATGGTGCGGGGTTGTGAAATGGGGCTTTGCGATGACCTCAATGGACATTCCTCGGTGGGTTGACACTATAGTCAGAAGGTACcatattcctagcttaggaTGCCGCTATTTTCCCGAGTAATTATGGTCAATATACCTTGCGCGTGTCGCAACCTGAGGAGCTCCCAGAACCAGTAATTTGGGGTAATAGCGCCAACAGATGAGCAAATTAATCATGACCATTGAGAGCCGGTCAGTATGAAAGTGATATATGTGTGACGGGTAAGGAACATCTACGATCAAAAGATAATTAAAAGAAGTTCAAGCACGAATAGTTCAAGTACCTCCATTCATGTTCCAGACAGCAGCACCAATAGGAATGCTTGGCGAGGTTATTATGAAAGGTATCGAACAGCGATAATCCTCCGAGCAGCACACGTGAGAAGGTTTCTCATATAATCACGAAATATTATCAGGGCGGAAGCTGGTGCTGAGAGCGATTTGCATCACGTATTTGCTCTCAGGCCCTTCAATTGAACGACACAAATTAGAGCACCTTATCCTAATCAGCCCAACAAATGATATCCAATGAAGTAAAAAACCAATGCATGTACATTCCTATTACGAATTTGAATGTTTTTGACTACTTCCGTTGTACCTCAACAGGACAGACCCTAGGATTGGGTCAAAATTCCGCAATATGTTGAGGCCAAGCAATAGTTCAGCTATCACTCGTTCAGAGTACATTCGAGCGCCGGGACAGGATTGCATATCGATAAATTGGTAATATGTGAGGCTACTTTATATAACATAGGTCGAATAAGTGAAATCTATAGCGGCTCATGATTATGATTACGCCAACTGCTAAAGAGGCTATTTGATATTTATGTGCCCAACTACTATCTCCTAACTTGGTTTCATTTCCGATCCCAAGCTAGAAAATAACTTGAATAAAACGTATAAATAGGAGGGCTCAAACATTGTTAAAGGCAAGTGACCAACGGTACGGCGACACAATCACAAACATCTGCCGTTTTGAACTTGAGGAACATAGATATTATACTAATTCCGAGTCAGCAACAGTGGCCGGTAATTTAGTGATTGAGTACAGAACATCACTCAGCCTCGTAGGTTTGATTCCTCTACAATCTCGAATCCGACAACTGCTAGATTGCGGAAGTCAATCAATCAGTCACCAGGATCACCAGGTCCCGATTTTGATCACATTATTTGAGTAAAATAGTACCAGAATTTCAATCAAAGGTATTTGTCGATTATCGTGCTATCAGCAAGGGTGGTCATGAACTGAGTGAAAAGTCTGAGGTTCGTCAAATATCACACCGCATACATGTAGAAGACTCCCGATGTCGCACAACGCCCCGCATTACTGAATGCCTACCCGACTCCATCAAGATAGTTTCCGAAATCCAGACCAAGAATCTACTAAATTCGAATAGGCTGCGCAGGTGGGACATCCGACTTTGGTTTAAACAGAAAAGCATGGAAAAGGTGACACACCATTTTCACAGAGGCGGGGTCGGCTAGACTAACCCTTTGACCACACGACGATCACGATGAAAGTGATTAACCTTCACGCATCGCCAGGGATAGACTTCAGGCGTCGATCAACGTCTATCTGTTATCCCGAAATCCCGAGACTAGTGGTGAATCGGCAATCCCGAGCGCATACACTGAAAGCGCCAAACGCGCCCACTACGTCACGTGACTCTCCACGCGACTTGGACTCCTCTGCCACTTGAATTCGAATTGCCTCATTCTTCAGTCACTATGGCGCCTCGAGACGATGTATCGTCTGGATCGGAAGCAGGCATGGAAGAAGACTCGGATGTCGAATATACCGAGAAGAATAACGGTGCAGTTGACGACGGTGAGAAAGGGAAGGGAAAACAGAAAGAGAAGAAGGGGAAAAACAAGGCAAAAGATGTGAGCCTGGGAGTTGCGTAGTGAAGGAACACATTAATCTTCATGCGTAGCAAGGTTACTCTTGGGAAGCGAATTATGTTAGATCGTGGGACCAAGTGCAAGAGGATGAAGGAGGTAACCTAGCTCATTCAGTAGAGGATTAATTGcaaggaagaggaggcaAAGGTACGTTTGTGCACAATGACAATAATTTTATGCAATATTTACCCCTGGGGTTTCATCGTAGACTCCTAGGACCCTCCTCTGCGATACGCCGTGCTATTATTAGACACCTCGTGTTGTTGATCGATTTGTCTGCTGCAATGGCCGATCGGGACTTGCGACCGACACGGTTCGAATTGGCGCTGGACTGTGCCAGAGCGTTTGTTGTTGAATGGTGTGAACAAAACCCGCTCGGACAGATTGGAGTGGTGGGAATGCGTGCAGGGATTGGAGAAAGGATTGTGGAAATGACAGGTGAGATTTGTTATTCTTTTTGCGATGATTGAGACAGATGTATTGTCAGGAAACCCTCATGATGTCCTGAGGGCTATCGCGGACAAGCGCAAATTAGAACCTGCGGGGGAACCGAGTTTGCAGAACGCAATTGAGGTGGCCCGGGCAGGTATGAGGCACGTGCGTCTGACGAGAGAGCCATTGGCACAGAGAACTAACTGCTTTATAGTCATTTACCGACACACTCGTCGAGAGAGATTGTGATAATCTTTGGTTCGCTTACGACATGCGATCCGGGTGACATCTATGAGACATTGGACAGTTGTGTCAAGGATAAAATTAGGATATCACTCGTGGCCCTGGCTGCGGAAATGAAGATATGCAAGGAACTTTGCGAGAAAACTGAAGGTAAGTTACGTAGAAATCATATTTAGGCGGGAGCTGTAACCAGAATCTAGGGAGTTTTGGAGTCGCTTTGAACGAAGGGCACTTCAAGGATTTGCTATTCGAACACATTCCTCCTCCAGCGCACCGCGCGGCGCGTACTGGAAATGACAAAATTCCATCAAGCCAGACAGGCAAAGCAAATCCACTGAATCCTAATGCTGACTTGATGTTAATGGGATTCCCGACCCGGCTTCCACCAACGAGCGCGCCTGCGCTTTGTGTCTGCCATCCCAGTCGAATGCGGGCTGAAGGATTTTTATGTCCACGTTGTTCGGCCAAATTATGCGAGGTGCCGACAGACTGTGACGTCTGTGGTTTGATGGTCGTGTCTTCTCCGCATTTAGCACGTAGTTATCACCATTTATTCCCTGTCGGTGCATATACGGCGATGTGAGTGCATAATAATTCTCTTAGTCTATTCGCTTGGCACTGATAGTCTGCAATTCAATCAGAAACGAGATAGGCCCCGACGACACACCTTCAGCAACGTGTCAAGGATGCACAACGCCATTTCGTACTGACGCACCTCATTCGGTTCCAGCAGGCGCTAATGACGGAATCAGTCACTTGGGGCGGTACCGCTGCCCCAAGTGCAAAAACGATTTTTGCGACGAGTGCGATGTATTTATCCATGAGAGTCTGCATGTATGCCCTGGCTGTTCGTAGTTAGGGAGGTGTGCTGTATAATACAATTGGGCGAGAAAACCTCGCCTAAAAATGGGCCTGTCGATCGTGATGTGACGGTTTGCCGATCAAAAAGCCTGCGCTTAGTAAGCGCGCGCCGGCCGACGAGGCAAGGAAACGACCTGGAAACGAGGGCATGTCGTCATTGCGCAGCAGGGCAACGGGAATTACGCCAGGATTTTAGGACTGGTGTGGGAAATTGTGTAGAATACGGGTCCGGTCTTGGCAGGATCATGAACAAGGGACAGAGGACGTTTTCCCAACGACGGCGACGACCAACGCGTATTTGGATTCGCACTACACTCGTTTCCCCCTTGCCTTTGGTCGCCCACTTGAGGTGAGCTTTCACGACGCGGATTTCAGACACAGCTCCAAGTACTTAACGCTTTGGTAACAGCCCCTTTTCAACTCTGGTTCTTTCCACCACCATGATCGCCCGCACCCTCGCACTCGCACTTGGCGCTGTGCTCCCCCTCGTCGCCTTTGCAGGAAATGTCACCGAAGGCGGCTCGTGCAGCCAATCAAACACTTACCTCACCCCTGGCTCCTATCAGCTTAACACCGACTGCGACTCGAGGACGTACTGCAACAGTGGCGGTACTTGCGCTAAGAAGCAGTGCCGCAAGGATGAGTAAGTAGCCCGCTTAATAGTCTGAAATGTAATACTAATAATCTCCTGTAGATTTCCTTGTATGTAATTTTCTATCTCCCCTGTATAGTAGCGAGCTAATTGCCAGGCAGTCGGCTACAACGATGTGGCTTTCAAGGACTTACCTAAAATGTGCCCCTCTGGCCAATTCTGTATGTTCACGACTGAGTTTCTGCTTTTTACTTGCTTTACGTTGTTGACCATGTTCGATGACATAGGCCCGGACGAAGAGGATGATTGCCAAAACGTGCTCTCTGTGGGCAGCTCATGCCAACTGAACCGCGATGGTGAGCGTCTAACAACTTTGGCTACATCAGCTTATTCACGCTTTTTTAGATGAATGTGAACCTGCGCCGGACACATCGCTTTCCACCCCCGACAATCACCGAGGTGCTATTTGTCTCAACTACCAGTGCATGTGCGTCTTCGCTTCCGGCTCGCTTGTGTGCCGTAACTTACCATTCCGCTATACTTCCTCTACTACCACCAGGTGGCAAAATGTTACCGTTGGGCAGCCATGCGTAGTTGAAAATATCGCCTATATCGCGTACTCGACTGAGGGTGAATTTATCAATATCGTCTCGAGGTGAGTAACTTTCTGTCCTTTCCCTCTCATGCCCTTGAGGGAGGACCCTAACCGAGCAACCTTATTGATCATTTTCCATAATTTTAGAGGGAATTGTCGACACGGTTTATACTGTGACGCTGCTCAAAAGATTTGCATCGCTACACAGGACTTTGGAGCTGCTTGCACTGCCGATAAAGAGTAAGCAGTATGTCTGAGAATTTTAGCGCGCACGAACTGACGGTGATGTCAGGTGCACATCTGGAAACTGCCTTGACAACCTTACATGTGGTGTTTCCACCGATGCTCCTCGCAAGCTCGGAGCCTGGGTTTACGCAGTCGTCGCCATAGCCATCGTCGGAGGTGCGGATTCACACACCCACTTGAATATGCCGCGCTAAACACCCATTTTAGGTATGCTACTTACTGTCGGAACCTTGTTTATGATCCACCGTAAAGAACGTGATGAGATGCGCCAACAACGCGAGCAATACTGGCGCGAACAGGTTTGTCTTATTACAATCCAATATACTCGGCTTTGCCATCAACGGATGCTTATTTTCCCCTCCCTCTCTATAGGCTGCTCTTCGTCAAAATATCCTTCAAATGCGTGAAACTGCTCAAGCATCTTTGTTGTCGCTACCTTACAACGGCCAGAACCAATCTGGCTCGGGTTACAACTCGCCTTCTCGACACAGCAGCTTGGCATCTGGAAAGGAAATGGGCATCCAAAGCGATGATAGCCACGCGGGCTTTGTTACAAATGCAGGGTACGCCGGTGGAAAGGGGACTAGTGGTTTGCGTAATTCGCTAAGAAGCGATGATGGACAGGAAGCAACGGAGACGATGAGCATGGACGCCCTCGTTACTGAAAGGGACAATGGCTCGAATGGAAGGAGGCGCAAGGGAGGTCTGAGCATTGGTGGCAAGCGATAAAGCGCTTTCGTGCCGCCTTAGAATGACTCTGCGTTCTGACTGTTGAACTTTGACGTATCTGCAAAGACACTCTTACTTTTTCTTATTTTCTTTTCTGTGTACGGCTCCCACTTTCCTGTCTCGCATGCGCCCTGCTTTAACTCTATCTCACTTTTTATACCTCCCGCGCCAACTTACTCTTTCTCCCTTCCACTATATACACCTCACCCTCCTCCTTTCAATGCTGTGACGCACGAAAAATTGTGGACTGCATGCACTGTACATTTTTCTGAACTTTTTTTCTCGTTTTCATCCCACTGCTATCTTGTGTTGGATGTGGCTTGCTCCTATAGCATTCCCAAACCATAACATCAACATTTATCGTTTCTCCCGAAAAGCATCATTAGATCAATCTCAGTACCCTCGAAATAACTACTCTCTTTATCTGGTTTGCTCTCTTGGTTTGGTTGTGGTGTATCGCATTGCGTTTCAATAGAGTTCTCTCGGCGTTGGACAGCGATTGGAAATTACTCTAGCCCACAACAAAGCAGCACTATTCCGACCGTAAATTGTTGCACGGCTCCACGACCAACATTCCCTGTTATCGAATAAGGTGCTCTCTCAACTACCCATACCCTCTCACCACCCTCGCCAACGCGCGTATAATTTAGCGCCGTGTGGTCTCAAAGACATTTCTCGCGGCTTGGGTAGCTCATTTGCTATCAGGATAGAGTTTATAGACTCACTTAGCATTTTGCGGCCACACTCTGACGGTTTGGACTGCCTGGTATAGTTTGTGTTTGGTGTCAAGCTCGTGAAGACCCTCAATAACTCATAGGAAGTCTCATGATTAGCCATATGGCCTATATCCAAGTGTTGACAAGCCTTCCGTTCTTGGTGGGCTATTACACTCGTATTCGCGCTACTTAGGGCTGGACATCAGTATGGTATGGGCTTCGAAAATGGCGCTTATTTATCACTCCGGAACCAGGCTTGTTGAGTTCCCATCTTCCCATTATACTAGTCACTTTGTCCGAATCCGCCACACTCCCCATTTATAGACAAACTCAGCGGGCCCAGCTTAGAGAGAGTCAAACATCATAATAGTATCTAAGAACAACGCAACATCGGCCCGATTgactcaagctcaagccaCATGCTCCTCACATGGACCTTGATGTCTTTGTCCGGCCGCATGGCCAAACAAATTTAAATGCTTTAGTGTTTGCTATGGAAGCTCATATAGCCTGGAGGTCCAAGCGAACCGGGCCATGCGTCTTGTTCTCACACTCGTTGTTCTTGTTACTTTAGCCACTCACTAATTTTCTGTTCGCATATATAAGCAGAACCTCTGGAGGTCCAcctttttgttttttttttgtttcctTGCTCAGAATCATCCCTTTCCACTTCGAATTGAACCAATTATAATGGCTCCGATCACTGTTCGCAAAGCCAAGAAATCTAGTACCAAGTTCAATCTTCCAAGAATACCGAAGTCAACCAAACTCCCATTCCCAAGCGTGTAACGAAGGGATTTCGAGTACCTTTCGACCACCACGAATGGACTAGACTTGTCCAGGCTTGGGATTCATCTGGCGAAAGTGGACGTCCTACTAAATCCACCCGCATTGCGCTAGCTGCCGATTTCGGACGGTAAGCATTCCCAATTGTCCATCTTTATCTTGTGGCTGACAGACCGCATAGATGCTTAAAACAAGTGAACAACTTTTACACCAATCGTCGCCAGGACGTGACCAACCTAAAGAGAGACTTGGGACGCGAGGTGACTGAAGAGGAGGTTGATAGTTTGCTCTGGGCCAAGTACAAGGGGACGGTTGAAGAGCGCCAGGAAGCCAAGCAGAAGGGGCCATCAATATGCGCCAGCTCGGGTTCGTCGAGCAAGTCATCGAGCCCTGCCCCAAGCCTGATTACGAGTGAATACTCAAGCGGAGATGGTGCTAATTCTGAAAGCTCTGTTGAATCCGTATCTTCTGTTGATCCATTCAGTACCAAATCGAGCTATTCACAATGGCTGGGTGAGAATTTTGCCTGGCAGTGTGGATTATGTTGAATGCTGATCTGTTCTTTGATCTCTGTCATTAGCCACAATCACTCCTGCGATGGCTGCACTGCTCATGGTAGTTGATGAAAAGTTGGCAGAGCTCGAACTCTCCAAGGGTGCTAACTCTTTCTGAATGGGTGTTGTATCTCATGTACTTGGTCTGTTTCCGATACTGTTCAAATAATCCGCCCTGGAGGCGATTGTACGCTGACTTCTATCACTTTGTTTGTTTTCGGGTTATTCTGCATTTATATGCTGATTGTTCGCTCTTCGCAATCATCGGTTGCTAATCCTTACGCTCATCCATCTTATCCCCGTTGATGTACTATATCACAGTCTCTTACACGTTTTGTTTTGCCCGCACATCCCGTAATATATTACAACAGGATTGAAATTGAATTCCCACGTACTCATCAGTAGCCTTTGATCGAAGGTTAGTTTGAATTCAATTTATTCATTCACTCCAAGTACACCCAACGCTAGCTAGTTCTCAGGGAATGTGTCCCAGAAAGCCTTGGTCTCGTTGCCTTCCACGACACGAACGATGCTTGTCTCCGGACGCAAACCCTTCTCTTTGATGAATCCCTGCGCAGCTGCCATAATCGTCCGCTTTTCTTCGCGGGAGGCTTGGGACCCCATCCATACGTATATAGCCTTCGGTCCAGCAAGTATGAATATATCTGACGGGTCAAGCGCTTCCCGGGTCACGGTCGGGAGTGGCGTGTACGGCGGTGTGGCTGAAGGTAGAATACGAAGTAGTATGGGTTCGCTTACGCCCGCTTGTCCCCGACTTGGGGCTTCTGGGGGATAAGGGATGTCTAGCGCACGAAAAAAGGGGACTGATGCATCCCCATCTACATTTTCATCGGATGAAGTTAGTTGCTAACCCATTTGCCAATACAACATACCGTATACCTGAACTTCTCCTAGTTCCCCGGCCAATTCCTTGGATACCTCTGCTGCCTTGAACCTCTCTTTTCCTGTGGAACCCTTTGCGTTGTACTGCATGATAGCAGGTGGAGTGTTGGCCTCTCCTCCAGGTTCGAACACATAAACGTCCCCTTCTTCTAGATACTTGACAGGAAGGGGAACCTCGGTTACTGAGTTTGCCGTGATCTGGAACAACTTGGGAGGGCGTGGAGTGTCAGGTTCCGGATGGCTAAACCCAGTGCGTACCCCTCCAGTGAGAATACGGATGCCTTGAGGGAAATATGAGCGGAAGCGTTGGGATTCGTAGTACTGGCATTCCCGGTACTGAGTAGGGAGCCCGCCAAGATCTCCAACATGTAGTATCGTTAAGTTCGGCCTAAAATGGTTGATAAACAGCTTACGGTCATCGAGCTCAACAGTCTTGTATGCCGCAGTCCCCGCTTCGTCCAAGCTTGTTTGAGAGCCCAGCCAAAAGTGCAGATCATGGGCAAAGCTTGAGTACCAGGGGTTTTCTTGTACGTCTATATGGGGTTGCAACCGAAGTTCTTCAATACTAAACAATTAGAGTTATTTTTTTATTACAACTCACATGGAGGATGATATATGAGTCTCCGTCATAAAATTGACCTTTACGGTCATCAGGCCACGGAACAACTTTGAAATCTTCAATCCGCCAAATCCAAAGACCTTCATCTTGCCCTATATCATCCCATGCGCTTTCAACGTCTCCGGCACGCTCACGTACACGTTGGTGTAACTAAGTTAGCCAGTAAATCTGAGCGAGATAGCCAACACAAAAGGGCATGGATAGCTTTCTATCCAACTTACATCACTTCCCCAAAGCGCAATGTTAGTCTCACCAATATCATTTTTGAGGTCCGTATCCGAATCATCCATTATGATAGGCACCGATCGTGGTTCAGATTAATGACGTGTGTCCCATAATCACATGCTCATCAAGTTACAACAGATGTAGCCGATCCATTTGCCTTTTCAAGAATGGCAATTATATGCATACCGGGTCATCATGAGCccagaatatatgcgtgaGGGGCTGGTCATTGAATAACTAGGCTGGCTCTCAGACTCAAGCAGCCCTAAGCTCCAACACTCTCTCCGACAAGATGAATGAATGAATCGATCTTTTGAAGAAACTACAAAAATCCAATCAAGCCGTGGTGTCTAGAGGCCTTGTTCAATAACATCCGAGAGCTTCTTCTGTATGCCAGGAACATTACTAATCTGAGGAACTTCACCAGTCCAAGGTGCCGAAGGAAGATGACCACCCATTTTTGCTTCCTGGGTAGGCTGGAAGGATTGGAGTGAGGGGGTGCTTCGAAAGGATGAGCCTCAGTATTCAACTACTAATCATTAGTCGTATGTCTAAACAAATCTAGGAATGACATACCACATATTTATCAAGGCTGAATTTTTCTGGGTCATCGAATGTCAGGTAAATATACTTCATGACTTCGGCAAAAAAGAAGGATTCTGTATGGTTAATGTAGCTCGAGTTCGTTGACCGGACGTCCCAGATACCATCGACAGCTACGCCAGGCCTACAATACTTCTTGATGCTCTCAAGACCAGCTATAGCTCTGTTAAAGTACTGTGATATAATCTGTATTAATACTCGCCACGTGTTGGTCAAAAAGAGGCTCACTTTGATATCTCCGGTTGCTCTCCAAGCGTAGAAATTACTCTTCATTTGGTTCAGTCGTAAATTCGTGAACGCTCAAGCATACGCACATACCTCGAGGACCTCTGGGCGAAGATCATAGTACCCGTAGCCATTATAGACATAAAACCCATTTTCCTGGTAAAATTTCAGGTCACTGGGAGTCGGACTCTCTCCGGTCCAGCCCTACGAGAAGGAAACGCTGAGCACCATCAAACTATAGAGTTCGGATCAACACGAACTTACCCCATCGGGACCAATATAGGCAAAGACCTCCGGACCAATACCCGTTCTAAATGAAAGTTAGCTTAATTGATCTAGTGCTTGTGGGGTCTTACCTTGTCTTTTCGTATGAATTCCAACATGCGTCTGTCAAACGTAGACCATACTGCACAATGGTATCGTTTCCTGTCAAACGGCCTCCCATGATCCAGTTGCCGCCTGTAATATCTCAGTACTTGAGCTGAAGAGGATCGCCTGTGAAGACAAAACTAACCGTGGAAACAAGCAAGATGGCTGCTAATATGCCTGACCCTGCCGCCTGTATAGTCACCCAGGTACATCAAATTGGGAATGGATGTTCCCACTGCTGTCTGTGCAAGGTAGCGGATCGACGAGTCAACAGCCACCAGCCAACGACTGGTCCACTCGGGGCTGGCATTGTTAGTGAGCCGACCGTACTTGATCAAGTACTCAAAATAGGAATCCGAGCCGCCACCCCAAGTCTAAGCCGGAGCAAGTGAGTGCGTATGAGAGTTGGGCATTGAAGCACATACAATGTAGTCGCCAACTGGCTTTCCGGTGCTGGGGTCGATTCCTTGAGCAGGCAAGCCTGGGAGCGGCGAGTCCTATGACATAGGGCTTTTTGGGCATTCATATGAGCTATTCAATTCAAAATCTCGTACATTTGTACCGATACGACCATAGCCTTCTCTGCTAATTGGCAGTATGTTTTGTTTCCGGTATATTCGGCGAGCTTTGACCACTCCAATACCAGCGTGCCAGCAACCGCTACCAATGATACCGATATCAGTCTGAAAGAAGATGTCTTAGTTACTATCTAATGCCCACCAATCCCTGACTAACAACGTGTGAGCTTCATAGTAAAGGCTAAAGTA
The window above is part of the Rhizoctonia solani chromosome 7, complete sequence genome. Proteins encoded here:
- a CDS encoding suppressor of stem-loop protein 1: MAPRDDVSSGSEAGMEEDSDVEYTEKNNGAVDDGEKGKGKQKEKKGKNKAKDQGYSWEANYVRSWDQVQEDEGGRGGKGPSSAIRRAIIRHLVLLIDLSAAMADRDLRPTRFELALDCARAFVVEWCEQNPLGQIGVVGMRAGIGERIVEMTGNPHDVLRAIADKRKLEPAGEPSLQNAIEVARAGMRHSFTDTLVERDCDNLCCVKDKIRISLVALAAEMKICKELCEKTEGSFGVALNEGHFKDLLFEHIPPPAHRAARTGNDKIPSSQTGKANPLNPNADLMLMGFPTRLPPTSAPALCVCHPSRMRAEGFLCPRCSAKLCEVPTDCDVCGLMVVSSPHLARSYHHLFPVGAYTAINEIGPDDTPSATCQGCTTPFRTDAPHSVPAGANDGISHLGRYRCPKCKNDFCDECDVFIHESLHKTSPKNGPVDRDVTVCRSKSLRLVSARRPTRQGNDLETRACRHCAAGQRELRQDFRTGVGNCVEYGSGLGRIMNKGQRTFSQRRRRPTRIWIRTTLVSPLPLVAHLSPFSTLVLSTTMIARTLALALGAVLPLVAFAGNVTEGGSCSQSNTYLTPGSYQLNTDCDSRTYCNSGGTCAKKQCRKDEFPFGYNDVAFKDLPKMCPSGQFCPDEEDDCQNVLSVGSSCQLNRDDECEPAPDTSLSTPDNHRGAICLNYQCMWQNVTVGQPCVVENIAYIAYSTEGEFINIVSRGNCRHGLYCDAAQKICIATQDFGAACTADKECTSGNCLDNLTCGVSTDAPRKLGAWVYAVVAIAIVGGMLLTVGTLFMIHRKERDEMRQQREQYWREQAALRQNILQMRETAQASLLSLPYNGQNQSGSGYNSPSRHSSLASGKEMGIQSDDSHAGFVTNAGYAGGKGTSGLRNSLRSDDGQEATETMSMDALVTERDNGSNGRRRKGGLSIGGKR
- a CDS encoding actin regulatory protein, whose protein sequence is MDDSDTDLKNDIGETNIALWGSDLHQRVRERAGDVESAWDDIGQDEGLWIWRIEDFKVVPWPDDRKGQFYDGDSYIILHVSYVQENPWYSSFAHDLHFWLGSQTSLDEAGTAAYKTVELDDHLGGLPTQYRECQYYESQRFRSYFPQGIRILTGGVRTGFSHPEPDTPRPPKLFQITANSVTEVPLPVKYLEEGDVYVFEPGGEANTPPAIMQYNAKGSTGKERFKAAEVSKELAGELGEVQVYDGDASVPFFRALDIPYPPEAPSRGQAGVSEPILLRILPSATPPYTPLPTVTREALDPSDIFILAGPKAIYVWMGSQASREEKRTIMAAAQGFIKEKGLRPETSIVRVVEGNETKAFWDTFPEN
- a CDS encoding glycoside hydrolase family 47 protein, producing the protein MHSRAILLSLVGAVHAWNIQKPGLELPLGADSRAKDAIDLFTSAYADYKKYAWGHDSLAPVSKAAIDDRNGWGATIVDAMSTMKMMGLEDLFSEAVDFSSKIDFSRSKTSDSVSVFETTIRYLGGLISAYELDGKKNQALIDRSRELGDKLARAWVGLNDIPYNNMDFSEDMPIIENSGIAVAGTLVLEWSKLAEYTGNKTYCQLAEKAMVVSDSPLPGLPAQGIDPSTGKPVGDYITWGGGSDSYFEYLIKYGRLTNNASPEWTSRWLVAVDSSIRYLAQTAVGTSIPNLMYLGDYTGGRVRHISSHLACFHGGNWIMGGRLTGNDTIVQYGLRLTDACWNSYEKTRTGIGPEVFAYIGPDGGWTGESPTPSDLKFYQENGFYVYNGYGYYDLRPEVLESNFYAWRATGDIKYFNRAIAGLESIKKYCRPGVAVDGIWDVRSTNSSYINHTESFFFAEVMKYIYLTFDDPEKFSLDKYVPTQEAKMGGHLPSAPWTGEVPQISNVPGIQKKLSDVIEQGL